Proteins co-encoded in one Scylla paramamosain isolate STU-SP2022 chromosome 43, ASM3559412v1, whole genome shotgun sequence genomic window:
- the LOC135093538 gene encoding RISC-loading complex subunit tarbp2-like isoform X2: MYHPTPPNVDTAAIEGIPGALPSKTPVSLLQELCMRRGISPKYDLLQIEGAVHEPTFVYRVTVGEFAANGSGQSKKKAKHAAAKAVLDIIIQGGAAGAGGPSAGGAAGAAPELSTQIVSPYDDGIPGNPVGSLQELCMARRWPPPTYELTSEEGFPHERTFSIACTIGNTREIGTGKSKKLAKRQAAFKMSQRLKDQPVEQPPVTVLTDDDEEIAQKLAARYSGLKDTKMSSLTTSDSRKTISLSSLSLNFVQMLQDIAQEANFVVTYVDIEELSVSGQHQCLVQLSTLPVAVCYGTGASVKEAQSAAAHNALEYLMIMTKK, from the exons ATGTACCACCCAACACCCCCAAATGTTGACACGGCAGCTATTGAG GGCATACCAGGAGCCCTGCCATCCAAGAccccggtgtccctcctacaagaGCTGTGTATGCGGCGAGGCATCTCCCCCAAGTACGACCTGCTGCAGATAGAGGGAGCGGTGCACGAGCCAACCTTTGTCTATAGGGTCACAGTAGGAGAATTTGCAG CCAACGGGTCAGGACAGAGCAAGAAGAAGGCCAAGCATGCGGCAGCGAAGGCTGTGCTAGACATCATCATCCAAGGTGGTGCAGCAGGGGCCGGGGGACCCTcagctggtggtgctgctggggCTGCTCCTGAATT ATCCACACAGATTGTTTCCCCCTATGATGATGGTATCCCAGGAAACCCAGTTGGGTCCCTGCAG GAGCTGTGCATGGCGCGGCGTTGGCCCCCTCCGACCTATGAACTCACCTCGGAGGAGGGCTTCCCTCATGAGAGGACCTTTTCAATTGCCTGCACCATTGGCAACACCAGAGAGATCG GCACTGGCAAGAGCAAGAAACTGGCAAAGCGGCAGGCGGCATTCAAGATGAGCCAAAGACTGAAGGACCAGCCAGTGGAGCAGCCGCCGGTAACTGTGCTCACCGACGATGATGAGGAG ATAGCTCAAAAGTTGGCAGCAAGATACTCTGGCCTGAAGGACACAAAGATGTCATCCCTGACTACCAGTGACTCGCGGAAG ACCATATCCCTGAGCTCTCTGTCCCTCAACTTTGTTCAAATGCTGCAAGACATTGCTCAGGAAGCCAACTTTGTTGTCACCTACGTGGACATTGAGGAACTCTCAGTCTCAG GTCAGCATCAGTGTCTGGTGCAGCTGTCCACACTCCCTGTGGCTGTTTGTTATGGCACTGGTGCCAGCGTCAAGGAGGCTCAGTCTGCTGCTGCCCACAATGCCCTAGAGTACCTGATGATAATGACCAAAAAGTAG
- the LOC135093538 gene encoding RISC-loading complex subunit tarbp2-like isoform X1, with product MYHPTPPNVDTAAIEGIPGALPSKTPVSLLQELCMRRGISPKYDLLQIEGAVHEPTFVYRVTVGEFAANGSGQSKKKAKHAAAKAVLDIIIQGGAAGAGGPSAGGAAGAAPELSTQIVSPYDDGIPGNPVGSLQELCMARRWPPPTYELTSEEGFPHERTFSIACTIGNTREIGTGKSKKLAKRQAAFKMSQRLKDQPVEQPPVTVLTDDDEEIAQKLAARYSGLKDTKMSSLTTSDSRKVSHFHKNLKQAPGKKLQELQTISLSSLSLNFVQMLQDIAQEANFVVTYVDIEELSVSGQHQCLVQLSTLPVAVCYGTGASVKEAQSAAAHNALEYLMIMTKK from the exons ATGTACCACCCAACACCCCCAAATGTTGACACGGCAGCTATTGAG GGCATACCAGGAGCCCTGCCATCCAAGAccccggtgtccctcctacaagaGCTGTGTATGCGGCGAGGCATCTCCCCCAAGTACGACCTGCTGCAGATAGAGGGAGCGGTGCACGAGCCAACCTTTGTCTATAGGGTCACAGTAGGAGAATTTGCAG CCAACGGGTCAGGACAGAGCAAGAAGAAGGCCAAGCATGCGGCAGCGAAGGCTGTGCTAGACATCATCATCCAAGGTGGTGCAGCAGGGGCCGGGGGACCCTcagctggtggtgctgctggggCTGCTCCTGAATT ATCCACACAGATTGTTTCCCCCTATGATGATGGTATCCCAGGAAACCCAGTTGGGTCCCTGCAG GAGCTGTGCATGGCGCGGCGTTGGCCCCCTCCGACCTATGAACTCACCTCGGAGGAGGGCTTCCCTCATGAGAGGACCTTTTCAATTGCCTGCACCATTGGCAACACCAGAGAGATCG GCACTGGCAAGAGCAAGAAACTGGCAAAGCGGCAGGCGGCATTCAAGATGAGCCAAAGACTGAAGGACCAGCCAGTGGAGCAGCCGCCGGTAACTGTGCTCACCGACGATGATGAGGAG ATAGCTCAAAAGTTGGCAGCAAGATACTCTGGCCTGAAGGACACAAAGATGTCATCCCTGACTACCAGTGACTCGCGGAAGGTGAGTCACTTCCACAAGAACCTAAAGCAAGCACCTGGCAAGAAGCTGCAGGAgctccag ACCATATCCCTGAGCTCTCTGTCCCTCAACTTTGTTCAAATGCTGCAAGACATTGCTCAGGAAGCCAACTTTGTTGTCACCTACGTGGACATTGAGGAACTCTCAGTCTCAG GTCAGCATCAGTGTCTGGTGCAGCTGTCCACACTCCCTGTGGCTGTTTGTTATGGCACTGGTGCCAGCGTCAAGGAGGCTCAGTCTGCTGCTGCCCACAATGCCCTAGAGTACCTGATGATAATGACCAAAAAGTAG
- the LOC135093538 gene encoding RISC-loading complex subunit tarbp2-like isoform X3 yields the protein MYHPTPPNVDTAAIEGIPGALPSKTPVSLLQELCMRRGISPKYDLLQIEGAVHEPTFVYRVTVGEFAANGSGQSKKKAKHAAAKAVLDIIIQGGAAGAGGPSAGGAAGAAPELSTQIVSPYDDGIPGNPVGSLQELCMARRWPPPTYELTSEEGFPHERTFSIACTIGNTREIGTGKSKKLAKRQAAFKMSQRLKDQPVEQPPVTVLTDDDEEVLNLDTHDTQSEEYVSLTETEKVTGGSFNYVSLASVCRLGLESLKLDEFNLETERNCTNEKD from the exons ATGTACCACCCAACACCCCCAAATGTTGACACGGCAGCTATTGAG GGCATACCAGGAGCCCTGCCATCCAAGAccccggtgtccctcctacaagaGCTGTGTATGCGGCGAGGCATCTCCCCCAAGTACGACCTGCTGCAGATAGAGGGAGCGGTGCACGAGCCAACCTTTGTCTATAGGGTCACAGTAGGAGAATTTGCAG CCAACGGGTCAGGACAGAGCAAGAAGAAGGCCAAGCATGCGGCAGCGAAGGCTGTGCTAGACATCATCATCCAAGGTGGTGCAGCAGGGGCCGGGGGACCCTcagctggtggtgctgctggggCTGCTCCTGAATT ATCCACACAGATTGTTTCCCCCTATGATGATGGTATCCCAGGAAACCCAGTTGGGTCCCTGCAG GAGCTGTGCATGGCGCGGCGTTGGCCCCCTCCGACCTATGAACTCACCTCGGAGGAGGGCTTCCCTCATGAGAGGACCTTTTCAATTGCCTGCACCATTGGCAACACCAGAGAGATCG GCACTGGCAAGAGCAAGAAACTGGCAAAGCGGCAGGCGGCATTCAAGATGAGCCAAAGACTGAAGGACCAGCCAGTGGAGCAGCCGCCGGTAACTGTGCTCACCGACGATGATGAGGAG GTGCTTAACCTTGACACCCATGACACCCAAAGTGAGGAATACGTATCcctgacagagacagagaaagtgaCTGGGGGATCCTTTAATTATGTTAGCTTAGCAAGTGTCTGCCGGCTGGGACTGGAATCCTTGAAATTGGATGAGTTTAATTTAGAGACTGAAAGAAATTGTACGAATGAAAAAGATTAG
- the LOC135093542 gene encoding RING-box protein 2-like — translation MNNNDAEINDGETETIASDTQKPEKMFTLKKWNAVAMWSWDVECDTCAICRVQVMDACLRCQGENKQDDCVVIWGECNHSFHNCCMSLWVKQNNRCPLCQQEWSVQRVGK, via the exons ATGAACAACAACGACGCGGAGATCAACGACGGAGAAACGGAGACGATCGCTAGCGACACCCAGAAGCCTGAGAAGATGTTCACTCTGAAGAAGTGGAACGCGGTGGCCATGTGGAGCTGGGATGTGGAGTGTGACACCTGTGCTATATGTAGAGTGCAGGTTAtgg ATGCGTGTTTGAGGTGCCAGGGTGAGAACAAGCAGGACGACTGTGTGGTGATATGGGGCGAGTGCAACCACTCCTTCCACAACTGCTGCATGAGCCTGTGGGTGAAACAGAACAATCGGTGTCCTCTGTGCCAGCAGGAGTGGTCTGTGCAGCGAGTTGGCAAATAG